The following proteins are encoded in a genomic region of Gimesia algae:
- a CDS encoding cytochrome c oxidase subunit 3 produces the protein MNTAATTPTDEHADSHDHEHHDPRLAHHFDSHQQQFDTGKLGIWIFLVTEVLFFSGLFGFYAVYRSLHPEVFLYASQFLDTTLGAANTVVLLFSSLTMAWGVRCAQLGQTRGLLICLVTTLACAAIFLGVKSFEYTEKAHHHLLPGTAYQSPEHHEASAPVAATDGKTATATENAESAEATAHDDHSDESLFEKTKHTLSYMSLVLWVVIVISGIAFGALIKNPGKKTLATVAGCFLVSAIGMQVGAYSSIAYHQLGHSEKPTDEEILLDETVPAEYAAQKEKIPEPMLARTFFSVYFCMTGVHAIHIIGGMIAISWLIVRTVHGAFTTYYFGAVDFIGLYWHLVDLIWIYLFPLLYLIN, from the coding sequence ATGAATACCGCGGCCACCACTCCAACAGACGAGCACGCAGACAGCCACGATCATGAGCACCATGATCCCCGGTTGGCGCATCACTTTGATTCTCACCAGCAACAGTTCGATACCGGGAAACTGGGTATCTGGATCTTCCTGGTCACCGAAGTACTGTTCTTCAGCGGCCTGTTCGGCTTTTATGCCGTTTACCGTTCATTGCATCCCGAAGTATTCCTGTACGCCAGCCAGTTTCTGGATACAACATTGGGGGCAGCGAATACCGTGGTTCTGCTATTCAGCAGTCTGACGATGGCCTGGGGGGTGCGTTGTGCCCAGCTGGGACAAACGCGAGGCCTGCTGATCTGTCTGGTCACGACTCTGGCCTGTGCTGCTATCTTCCTCGGTGTGAAATCATTTGAGTATACTGAGAAGGCACACCATCATCTTTTGCCAGGGACAGCCTATCAGAGCCCCGAGCATCATGAAGCGTCGGCCCCCGTTGCAGCAACTGATGGTAAGACTGCCACGGCAACTGAAAATGCTGAGTCCGCTGAAGCTACAGCCCATGATGATCATAGTGATGAATCGTTGTTCGAAAAAACCAAACATACACTCTCCTACATGTCATTAGTCCTGTGGGTGGTGATTGTGATTTCCGGAATCGCTTTTGGGGCGCTCATCAAGAATCCTGGAAAAAAGACACTGGCAACAGTGGCTGGTTGTTTTCTGGTCTCGGCGATCGGCATGCAGGTCGGAGCGTATTCCAGTATTGCCTATCATCAACTGGGTCATTCAGAAAAACCAACCGATGAAGAAATCCTGTTGGACGAGACGGTACCAGCCGAATATGCTGCACAGAAAGAAAAGATTCCCGAGCCCATGCTGGCACGAACGTTCTTCAGCGTTTATTTCTGCATGACCGGTGTGCACGCAATCCATATTATTGGCGGCATGATCGCGATCAGCTGGCTGATTGTCAGAACGGTACATGGTGCGTTCACAACCTATTACTTCGGCGCGGTTGATTTTATCGGACTCTACTGGCATTTGGTCGACCTGATCTGGATCTACCTGTTCCCGCTGTTGTACCTGATCAATTAG
- a CDS encoding cytochrome c oxidase subunit I: MATVVDSSNPKSDFPIQYRELNYLNCTKGWKSWFFTLDHKRIGIMYLIGVTGAFFLGGLFAVLLRTELLRPEKIFLSADGYNQMFTLHGAIMTFLVIIPGVPAAIGNIILPVMLGAKDVAFPRMNLGSFYLWMFGAAFFLAALALGGLDTGWTFYTPYSVYTGTAVRTALLGVFILGFSSIFTGLNFIVTIHTMRPPGMTWFKMPLFLWALYATALIQVLATPVLGITGLLLIVENTFQIGIFDPALGGDPVLFQHFFWFYSHPAVYVMILPAMGVVSEVIAVHSRKHIFGYRFIAYSSIAIAIFGFLVWGHHMFVSGQSKMVAVVFSAITFSVSIPSAIKVFNWLTTMYKGSIRFTTAMCYALAFLFIFSIGGLTGLFLATLATDIHLHDTYFVVAHFHYVMMGSSLVGLFAAIHHWWPKITGKMFSEFWGRIACLGVFLGFNLTFFPQFLLGTRGMPRRYYTYLPEFQNLHILSTCGAYLLGLSSALMAATLIYSVYRGKRAPANPWGGASLEWQCSSPPPGNNFDHPPLAGDPYIMESVVYNEEIGGYVPVECQGANKNSVTASGDKEA; encoded by the coding sequence ATGGCAACAGTAGTTGACTCCTCCAATCCAAAATCAGATTTCCCGATTCAATACCGTGAATTGAATTATTTAAATTGTACAAAAGGCTGGAAGAGCTGGTTTTTCACCCTCGATCACAAGCGCATCGGGATTATGTACCTGATCGGTGTGACCGGTGCCTTCTTCCTGGGGGGGCTGTTTGCCGTCCTGCTGCGGACAGAATTGCTGCGTCCTGAAAAAATATTTCTGAGTGCGGATGGCTACAATCAGATGTTTACCCTGCACGGTGCCATCATGACCTTCCTGGTGATCATTCCAGGGGTTCCGGCGGCGATTGGAAATATCATTCTCCCCGTCATGCTGGGCGCGAAGGATGTCGCCTTTCCCCGCATGAACCTGGGTAGCTTTTACCTCTGGATGTTCGGTGCCGCTTTCTTCCTGGCAGCTTTGGCGCTGGGGGGACTGGATACTGGCTGGACCTTCTATACGCCTTACAGTGTCTACACGGGGACTGCCGTGCGGACCGCGCTGCTGGGGGTCTTTATTCTGGGATTCAGTTCGATTTTTACCGGATTGAATTTCATTGTGACCATCCACACCATGCGACCACCGGGGATGACCTGGTTCAAGATGCCACTGTTTCTGTGGGCCTTGTATGCAACTGCTTTGATTCAGGTTCTGGCGACTCCCGTACTGGGGATTACCGGCCTGTTGTTGATTGTGGAAAATACGTTCCAAATTGGGATTTTTGATCCTGCTCTGGGCGGAGATCCGGTGTTATTCCAGCACTTCTTCTGGTTCTATTCACACCCTGCAGTTTACGTAATGATTCTGCCGGCGATGGGTGTGGTCAGTGAAGTGATTGCTGTTCACAGTCGCAAACATATTTTTGGTTACCGCTTCATTGCTTACAGTAGTATCGCGATTGCCATCTTCGGCTTCCTGGTCTGGGGACACCATATGTTTGTCTCCGGTCAGTCTAAAATGGTCGCCGTGGTGTTCTCTGCGATTACCTTTAGTGTCTCAATTCCATCCGCGATTAAAGTCTTTAACTGGCTGACGACCATGTATAAAGGTTCGATCCGCTTTACGACTGCCATGTGCTATGCTCTGGCGTTCCTGTTCATCTTTTCAATCGGTGGTCTGACAGGATTGTTCCTGGCAACTCTGGCAACCGACATCCACCTGCATGATACCTACTTTGTCGTCGCTCACTTTCACTATGTGATGATGGGCTCCTCGCTGGTTGGTCTGTTCGCTGCCATCCACCACTGGTGGCCTAAAATTACCGGCAAGATGTTCAGCGAGTTCTGGGGACGTATTGCCTGTCTGGGTGTGTTCCTCGGGTTCAACCTGACGTTCTTCCCACAGTTCCTGCTCGGAACACGGGGGATGCCTCGCCGGTATTACACTTACCTGCCAGAATTCCAGAATCTGCATATTCTGTCAACCTGTGGCGCTTATCTGCTGGGACTGAGCTCGGCGTTGATGGCCGCCACTCTGATTTACTCGGTGTATCGTGGCAAACGAGCTCCCGCCAATCCCTGGGGCGGTGCCTCACTGGAATGGCAGTGCTCTTCACCACCACCAGGCAATAACTTCGACCATCCTCCTCTGGCCGGTGATCCCTATATCATGGAATCCGTTGTCTACAATGAGGAAATCGGAGGTTACGTTCCCGTTGAATGTCAAGGGGCAAACAAGAACTCTGTGACCGCATCAGGAGATAAAGAAGCTTAA
- the coxB gene encoding cytochrome c oxidase subunit II, translating into MKLFIPELLANAEAGFWFPAQGSTVAENVDSVYFFILWVCTFFFVLIVGLMLLFMVKYRYRPGVEAVNTATHNLTLELSWSVIPTLLTIVMFWIGFTSYLDMRTPPASSYEINVVAKKWVWAFQYPNGWIESELHIPMDENVTLTMSSDDVIHSLWIPAFRTKMDVVPGRYTQEWFKAIAPPEGSEKTKYPLEYNLMCSEYCGQKHSEMITKVIVHETRGDFDKWLQNASDIHKNKTAVEAGEYFYKSRGCIQCHSLDGVTKNGPSFKGLFGKQEKLTDGSTVEVNENYIRESILEPQASVVAGFRPIMPTFKGQLTDQDITAIIEFIKAQK; encoded by the coding sequence ATGAAACTATTCATCCCTGAATTATTAGCGAATGCGGAAGCCGGTTTCTGGTTCCCGGCTCAAGGCTCCACAGTGGCAGAGAATGTCGACTCTGTCTACTTCTTCATTCTGTGGGTCTGCACGTTTTTCTTCGTGCTGATCGTCGGACTGATGCTGCTGTTTATGGTAAAATACCGTTATCGGCCTGGCGTTGAAGCGGTCAATACCGCTACGCATAATCTGACACTGGAACTTTCCTGGTCAGTCATACCGACTCTGCTGACTATCGTGATGTTCTGGATCGGCTTTACTTCCTACCTGGATATGCGAACCCCTCCCGCTTCGTCCTATGAAATTAATGTGGTCGCGAAAAAATGGGTCTGGGCTTTCCAATACCCTAATGGCTGGATCGAAAGTGAACTTCACATCCCCATGGATGAAAATGTCACTCTTACCATGTCATCGGATGATGTGATTCACAGCCTGTGGATTCCGGCGTTCCGCACCAAAATGGATGTGGTTCCCGGTCGCTACACGCAGGAATGGTTTAAAGCCATCGCTCCTCCTGAAGGATCCGAAAAGACAAAGTACCCACTGGAATATAATTTAATGTGTTCCGAATACTGTGGGCAGAAACACTCCGAAATGATCACCAAGGTGATTGTGCATGAAACACGTGGCGATTTTGATAAGTGGCTGCAGAACGCTTCCGATATTCACAAAAACAAAACAGCGGTCGAAGCCGGGGAATATTTCTATAAATCTCGAGGCTGTATTCAATGTCACTCACTGGATGGCGTTACCAAAAACGGACCGAGTTTCAAAGGGCTGTTCGGCAAGCAGGAAAAACTGACTGACGGATCAACGGTTGAAGTTAATGAGAATTACATTCGTGAATCCATTTTGGAGCCACAGGCTTCAGTGGTTGCTGGTTTCCGGCCGATCATGCCGACTTTCAAAGGGCAGTTAACCGACCAGGACATTACTGCGATCATCGAATTCATCAAAGCTCAGAAGTAG
- a CDS encoding SCO family protein, translated as MPVRADRMEQAPKDIEKLDVIEHLDTKLPLDLQFQDSNGNQVTLADYFKKDRPVILSLNYSNCPMLCSLQLTALVRGLKGLEWSADQQYDFVSVSIDPKETHQRANLTKQKYFKEYDRAGTSGGWHFLCGQQAAITKLAEAMGVQYQYVEERKEYAHPAVLLVCTPDGRISRYLYGVYFPEQTLKLALVEASEGKIGSTIDRFLLFCFHYDADSGRYAPTARNIMKIGGFATVFILTVVLIPYWRGRKGRVKMEAAPGQTHEATGGT; from the coding sequence ATGCCAGTGCGGGCAGATCGTATGGAACAGGCTCCCAAAGATATTGAGAAGCTGGATGTCATCGAGCATCTGGATACAAAATTACCTTTGGATCTGCAGTTTCAGGACAGTAACGGAAATCAGGTGACGCTGGCCGATTATTTTAAAAAGGATCGTCCCGTTATTCTGTCACTGAATTATTCCAACTGTCCGATGTTGTGTTCTTTACAACTCACAGCACTGGTCAGAGGGTTAAAAGGATTAGAGTGGTCGGCAGATCAACAATATGATTTCGTCTCTGTCAGTATTGATCCGAAAGAGACTCATCAGCGGGCAAATTTAACAAAACAAAAGTACTTCAAGGAATACGATCGTGCAGGCACATCCGGTGGCTGGCATTTTCTGTGTGGTCAGCAGGCAGCGATTACAAAATTAGCGGAAGCGATGGGAGTTCAGTATCAGTATGTCGAGGAGCGGAAAGAATATGCTCATCCGGCTGTTTTACTGGTTTGCACTCCCGATGGTCGTATTTCCCGCTATCTGTATGGAGTTTATTTTCCCGAACAGACTTTGAAACTGGCATTAGTAGAAGCATCAGAAGGTAAAATTGGTTCTACGATTGATCGGTTTTTGCTGTTCTGTTTTCACTATGATGCAGACAGTGGTCGGTACGCTCCGACGGCACGAAATATTATGAAAATTGGTGGGTTTGCAACCGTCTTTATCCTGACTGTGGTTTTGATTCCCTACTGGCGGGGACGCAAAGGCAGAGTAAAAATGGAAGCGGCACCCGGGCAGACTCATGAAGCGACCGGGGGAACCTGA
- a CDS encoding quinol:cytochrome C oxidoreductase: MQTSPDTDNKIPVQTLAELGPLPMKVALGCSVLLPVAFVLGMIFTNGWDLFAFSYLQSTFFCLSISLGALFFVMIQQLTRAGWSVVLRRLSEFISMGVIPLSVLVLPIVILTLMGNDTLYQWANTKTVADDHLLHAKSPYLNTGFFALRYLIYFGSWIFLARYFLNKSVAQDATGDPELTLLMERRSGPALLLYAFTLSFAAIDFLMSLDAHWFSTIFGIYYFAAGLVGFFSFLAISLVYLRSKNLLKGPVNVEHLHDVGKLLFAFNCFWAYIAISQYLLIWYANIPEETSFFLPRQEQGWGVVSLTLVIGHFAIPFVFFMSRWMKRNPAALCFWAVYLLIMNWIDIFWLVMPNIAFDGVKSAVTFQMILINVCCTIGVGGIFVAGILKFAGEKSLMPVRDPRLEESLKFHNI; encoded by the coding sequence ATGCAAACTTCACCTGATACTGACAATAAGATTCCCGTTCAAACCCTGGCTGAGCTGGGTCCCCTTCCCATGAAAGTGGCGCTGGGCTGTTCGGTCCTGCTGCCGGTCGCTTTCGTACTGGGAATGATATTCACGAACGGGTGGGATCTGTTTGCCTTCTCTTACCTGCAGAGTACGTTTTTCTGTCTGAGTATCTCACTGGGTGCTTTGTTCTTTGTGATGATTCAGCAGCTCACGCGGGCCGGCTGGAGTGTGGTTTTACGTCGCCTGTCAGAGTTTATTTCCATGGGTGTGATTCCGCTGTCAGTACTGGTACTGCCGATCGTCATTCTGACATTGATGGGAAATGATACGCTGTATCAATGGGCTAACACTAAGACCGTTGCCGATGATCATCTGCTGCATGCGAAATCGCCTTATCTCAATACCGGGTTTTTCGCTTTGCGTTATCTGATTTACTTCGGGTCCTGGATCTTTCTGGCCCGGTATTTCCTGAATAAATCGGTTGCCCAGGATGCAACCGGCGATCCTGAACTGACACTGTTGATGGAACGCCGTAGTGGCCCCGCGCTGCTGTTGTATGCCTTCACGCTGTCTTTTGCAGCCATTGACTTTCTCATGTCTCTGGATGCCCACTGGTTCAGTACGATTTTCGGCATTTATTACTTCGCCGCCGGTCTGGTAGGCTTTTTCAGCTTCCTGGCCATCAGCCTGGTATATCTCCGCAGCAAGAATTTGTTAAAAGGGCCCGTCAACGTTGAGCATCTGCATGACGTTGGTAAGTTGCTGTTTGCCTTCAACTGCTTCTGGGCTTATATTGCGATTTCACAATACCTGTTGATCTGGTACGCCAATATTCCTGAAGAAACCAGTTTCTTTCTGCCTCGTCAGGAACAGGGATGGGGCGTGGTCTCATTGACGCTGGTCATCGGCCACTTTGCGATCCCGTTTGTGTTCTTCATGTCACGCTGGATGAAGCGTAATCCCGCGGCACTCTGTTTCTGGGCCGTTTACCTGCTGATTATGAACTGGATTGATATTTTCTGGCTGGTCATGCCAAACATTGCTTTTGACGGCGTGAAGTCAGCAGTGACCTTCCAGATGATTCTGATTAACGTGTGTTGTACAATAGGAGTTGGTGGTATCTTTGTCGCGGGAATCCTGAAGTTCGCCGGTGAAAAATCACTGATGCCGGTCCGGGATCCACGGCTGGAAGAATCACTCAAGTTTCACAATATTTAA
- a CDS encoding quinol:electron acceptor oxidoreductase subunit ActD, producing MATTIEQPEKIKAEPQLLGLLAEFDDPHALIEASKKVRDAGYSKWDTHTPFPLHGIDEAMGIKWTILPWIVACCGLMGGTIAVGMQYWMNAVDYPFIISGKPLFSIPASIPITFELSVLLSAFGAFLGMLGLNQLPKLYNPMFKSQAFRRVTNDRFFISMDATDPKFSEIDTGEFLKSLNPLHVEDFWSDVESPKLPRSLVLGLSLVGVLLIMPPALVAYKRSTTTNTPRIHIVPDMDFQPKLKTQNTTSIFADGREVRPHIEGTIPRGQYKDDNIPFYYGLKVLPEDQDVITIAVQDEQKPADEKAADAKPADPAAAAAEVDKLAKLPWVTEFPMPVTDKMMARGKERYRIYCSVCHGLGGEGDGLVSLRAMELQQGTWVRPASYHTENVRKLPVGRLFHTISNGVRKMPGYAAQIPPEDRWAIVLYLRALQKSHQIDAKDLRKEEVEKLRTTK from the coding sequence ATGGCGACCACAATCGAACAACCAGAAAAAATAAAAGCAGAACCCCAGTTACTCGGGTTACTTGCCGAGTTCGATGATCCTCATGCGTTGATCGAAGCATCTAAGAAAGTTCGCGATGCCGGTTACAGCAAGTGGGATACTCACACTCCCTTTCCTCTACACGGCATCGATGAAGCGATGGGCATCAAGTGGACGATTCTGCCCTGGATCGTGGCCTGCTGTGGCCTGATGGGGGGAACGATTGCCGTCGGCATGCAGTACTGGATGAACGCCGTCGATTATCCATTCATAATCAGTGGCAAGCCGCTTTTCAGTATTCCTGCCAGTATCCCTATTACATTCGAACTTTCCGTTCTGCTGTCCGCCTTCGGTGCGTTTCTGGGAATGTTGGGATTGAACCAGTTGCCGAAACTATACAATCCGATGTTCAAATCACAGGCTTTTCGCCGTGTGACGAATGACCGGTTCTTTATCAGTATGGATGCAACGGATCCGAAATTTTCTGAAATTGACACCGGTGAATTTCTGAAATCATTGAATCCCCTGCATGTCGAAGATTTCTGGTCCGACGTGGAATCACCCAAGCTGCCTCGCTCTCTGGTTCTGGGGCTCAGCCTGGTGGGTGTGCTGTTAATCATGCCTCCTGCACTGGTCGCCTACAAACGATCCACGACAACGAATACACCCCGTATTCACATTGTTCCCGATATGGACTTCCAGCCCAAACTGAAGACTCAAAACACAACGAGCATCTTTGCCGATGGTCGTGAAGTACGACCACATATCGAGGGAACCATTCCCCGCGGTCAGTATAAAGACGATAATATTCCGTTCTACTATGGTCTGAAAGTACTGCCGGAAGACCAGGATGTCATCACGATTGCCGTGCAGGATGAACAGAAGCCTGCTGACGAAAAAGCCGCTGATGCCAAGCCAGCGGATCCCGCTGCAGCAGCTGCAGAAGTTGATAAACTGGCGAAGCTCCCATGGGTAACGGAATTTCCCATGCCGGTCACTGATAAAATGATGGCTCGTGGAAAAGAGCGTTACAGGATTTACTGTTCAGTCTGTCATGGTCTGGGTGGAGAAGGCGATGGTCTGGTTTCGCTGCGTGCCATGGAATTACAGCAGGGAACCTGGGTTCGCCCTGCGTCTTACCACACTGAAAATGTTCGTAAGCTGCCAGTAGGCCGTCTATTCCATACCATCAGTAACGGCGTTCGCAAGATGCCCGGTTACGCTGCACAGATTCCTCCGGAAGACCGCTGGGCCATCGTCCTGTATTTGCGAGCCCTGCAGAAAAGTCATCAGATCGATGCAAAAGATCTGCGCAAAGAAGAAGTAGAGAAACTTCGAACTACAAAATAA
- the nrfD gene encoding NrfD/PsrC family molybdoenzyme membrane anchor subunit, translated as MASVTTEPIDTITEVPGKRTPLVTGTHDYGTVTEAVCRLAECKAPKAWYIALGFSASLVGMLFGLVGYLIITGVGVWGNRSPVFWGWPIVNFVFWVGIGHAGTLISAILFLFRQDWRTGINRAAEAMTIFAVVCAGLFPGIHIGRVWLAYWLFPIPNQMSMWPNFRSPLLWDVFAVSTYATVSLLFWYMGMIPDLATLRDRATGKIQQFAYGLFSLGWNGSSRHWHRYERAYLLLAALAAPLVLSVHTIVSFDFAVSQLPGWHTTIFPPYFVAGAVFSGFAMVLTLMIPARSICGIKDLLTDRHLENMTKVIIATGSMVGYAYAMEFFIAWYGGNGYETFAFINRAFGPYAWAYWIMVTCNVISPQLFWFKKIRTTPWMIFVVCIFVNIGMWFERFVITVTSLSRDFLPSSWGYFKPTIVDVLMLIGSFGLFMTLFLLFCKFMPMVAMAEVKSVMETPHGHGDYQPDPPESH; from the coding sequence ATGGCTTCAGTAACGACAGAGCCAATTGACACAATCACCGAAGTGCCCGGTAAGCGAACTCCGCTTGTGACGGGAACTCACGACTATGGGACCGTCACCGAAGCTGTCTGCCGACTGGCTGAGTGTAAGGCTCCCAAAGCGTGGTATATTGCACTCGGGTTTTCCGCTTCTTTAGTGGGAATGTTGTTTGGTCTGGTTGGTTATCTCATTATCACCGGTGTTGGGGTCTGGGGTAACCGGAGCCCGGTTTTCTGGGGTTGGCCGATTGTGAACTTCGTGTTCTGGGTTGGTATCGGCCATGCTGGTACTTTGATTTCCGCGATTCTATTTCTGTTTCGCCAGGACTGGCGTACGGGGATTAACCGTGCTGCTGAAGCGATGACGATTTTTGCTGTGGTCTGTGCCGGTCTGTTTCCGGGGATTCACATCGGTCGTGTCTGGCTGGCTTACTGGCTGTTTCCGATTCCTAACCAGATGTCAATGTGGCCCAACTTCCGCAGCCCCCTGCTCTGGGACGTGTTCGCTGTTTCGACTTACGCGACCGTTTCCCTGTTGTTCTGGTACATGGGTATGATTCCCGACCTCGCCACGCTGCGTGACCGAGCCACTGGAAAAATTCAACAGTTTGCTTATGGCCTGTTTTCCCTGGGCTGGAACGGGTCCTCCCGTCACTGGCACCGATATGAACGGGCTTACCTGCTGCTGGCCGCTCTGGCAGCACCCCTGGTGTTGAGTGTGCATACCATCGTGAGTTTTGACTTTGCGGTATCGCAGTTGCCGGGCTGGCACACGACGATCTTTCCGCCTTACTTCGTCGCGGGTGCGGTTTTCAGTGGCTTTGCCATGGTGCTGACACTGATGATCCCTGCCCGCTCCATCTGTGGCATTAAAGACCTGCTGACCGACCGCCATCTGGAAAATATGACCAAGGTGATTATCGCGACCGGTTCGATGGTGGGTTATGCCTACGCGATGGAATTTTTCATTGCCTGGTATGGTGGTAATGGTTATGAAACATTTGCCTTCATCAACCGTGCCTTCGGCCCCTATGCATGGGCTTACTGGATCATGGTTACCTGCAACGTCATCAGTCCGCAGCTGTTCTGGTTCAAGAAAATCCGGACCACTCCCTGGATGATTTTTGTAGTCTGTATTTTTGTGAATATTGGTATGTGGTTTGAGCGATTCGTAATTACAGTGACTTCACTGAGTCGTGACTTCCTGCCTTCCAGCTGGGGTTACTTCAAACCAACCATCGTTGACGTGTTAATGTTGATCGGTAGTTTCGGTCTGTTTATGACATTGTTCCTGCTCTTCTGCAAATTCATGCCGATGGTGGCGATGGCAGAAGTCAAGAGTGTAATGGAAACTCCTCATGGTCACGGCGATTATCAGCCTGATCCTCCGGAATCCCATTAA